One window from the genome of Aricia agestis chromosome 22, ilAriAges1.1, whole genome shotgun sequence encodes:
- the LOC121738268 gene encoding uncharacterized protein LOC121738268: MEPRGESLPETSALTSNPATSPSSQEIAGIALSMRIPPFWRDKPRLWFVTFEAATSSLQKNQSQLSQMVIARLEKEVIEQIADLLYNPPETNEYQALKDRLISAYEESDSRQFQTLLSDMELGDQKPSQLLRRMRNLARNKVPDSTLQLM; the protein is encoded by the coding sequence ATGGAACCCAGAGGCGAATCCCTGCCTGAAACCTCGGCACTCACCAGCAACCCGGCGACGTCACCGTCATCACAGGAAATCGCCGGCATCGCACTCTCCATGAGAATTCCACCGTTCTGGAGAGACAAACCCAGGCTCTGGTTCGTCACCTTCGAAGCAGCCACCAGCAGTCTCCAGAAGAACCAAAGCCAGCTCTCCCAAATGGTCATCGCTCGTCTGGAGAAAGAAGTCATCGAACAAATCGCCGACCTACTGTACAACCCGCCAGAGACAAACGAATACCAAGCCCTCAAAGACCGGCTCATCTCCGCATATGAAGAATCTGACAGCCGGCAATTTCAAACGCTGCTGTCAGACATGGAATTGGGAGACCAGAAACCATCACAATTACTCAGACGCATGCGAAACCTGGCTCGCAACAAGGTCCCCGATTCCACCCTACAGCTGATGTAG
- the LOC121738121 gene encoding gastrula zinc finger protein XlCGF57.1-like isoform X1, with protein MFKKTCCCICLSTNKRTVNIYRTDLLYFYEQLANYKVRDRECWMCYICQTRLQQCHRLQQLAVQTRGLVDGLCRNKADTDIGAIGSLLELSIYKKKNISTTHPTADNIKEEPDIKTEQYNEDEIIEEQTEEKTNTYEEDYAPVLEFEDDVSDSDAVCKEESLSVDRIDAWLGSRVLELKLVKLSQSVIDKYVRQSPPTQHTATEKHVGNKGKCAGEQSVDNDDKKAQYKSHKEQLICDVCLKMFPTRSSLLRHIRTHTAGEKPFNCNICHKKFGRKSHLQEHLLIHTDEKVYNCDICQKKFLRRWELKQHLLIHTGEKRYNCDICQKKFLRRGDLNKHLLIHTGEKGYNCDICQKKFLRRGDLNKHLLIHTGEKPYNCDICQKKFLRRWELKQHLLIHTGEKVYNCDICHKKFLRRSDLKNHLLIHTGAKPYNCDICHKKLLRRWELKQHLLIHTGEKPYNCDICQKKFLRRGHLKEHLLIHTGEKPFNCNICQKKFGRKSHLQGHLLIHTGERPYNCDICHKKFLGRSDLKQHLLIHTGEKGYNCDICQKKFLRRGDLKKHLLIHTGEKPYNCNI; from the exons ATGTTTAAGAAAACTTGTTGCTGTATATGTTTATCAACAAATAAAAGAACCGTTAACATTTATAGAACGGATCTGCTTTACTTTTATGAGCAACTGGCAAATTATAAG gtTAGGGACAGAGAGTGCTGGATGTGTTACATCTGCCAGACGAGACTGCAGCAGTGTCACCGGCTGCAGCAGTTGGCCGTACAGACACGGGGCCTTGTTGATGGTCTCTGCCGGAACAAG GCTGATACAGACATTGGAGCAATTGGATCTTTGCTAGAACTATCAATCTATAAGAAGAAAAATATTTCCACAACACATCCTACCGCAGATAATATAAAAGAGGAGCCGGACATAAAGACTGAACAATACAATGAAGACG AAATAATTGAAGAACAAACTGAAGAAAAAACAAATACGTATGAAGAAGATTATGCACCCGTGTTAGAATTTGAAGATGATGTGTCAGATAGTGATGCTGTTTGCAAAGAGGAATCATTGAGCGTTGACCGCATTGATGCTTGGCTAGGCTCAAGGGTGCTTGAATTGAAATTAGTAAAGTTGAGTCAAAGTGTCATTGACAAATATGTACGCCAAAGTCCCCCCACCCAGCACACAGCCACAGAAAAACATGTTGGGAACAAGGGGAAGTGCGCTGGTGAACAGAGCGTAGATAATGACGACAAAAAGGCACAGTACAAGAGTCACAAGGAACAACTCATCTGTGATGTTTGCTTAAAAATGTTTCCGACTAGAAGCAGTTTGCTAAGGCACATCCGGACACATACAGCTGGTGAGAAACCTTTTAACTGCAATATTTGTCACAAGAAATTTGGAAGAAAAAGCCACTTACAGGAACACTTACTAATTCATACTGATGAGAAAGTATATAACTGTGAcatatgtcaaaagaaattcTTAAGAAGATGGGAGTTAAAACAACACTTAttaattcatactggtgagaaaagatataactgtgacatatgtcaaaagaaattcTTAAGAAGGGGGGACTTAAATAAACACTTAttaattcatactggtgagaaaggatataactgtgacatatgtcaaaagaaattcTTAAGAAGGGGGGACTTAAATAAACACTTATTAATTCATACTGGTGAAAAACCATATAACTGTGAcatatgtcaaaagaa ATTCTTACGAAGATGGGAGTTAAAACAACACTTAttaattcatactggtgagaaaGTATATAACTGTGACATATGTCACAAGAAATTCTTACGAAGATCGGActtaaaaaatcacttattaattCATACTGGTGCGAAACCATACAACTGTGACATATGTCATAAGAAACTCTTACGAAGATGGGAGTTAAAACAACACTTAttaattcatactggtgagaaaccatataactgtgacatatgtcaaaagaaattcTTAAGAAGAGGGCACTTAAAAGAACACTTATTAATTCATACTGGAGAGAAACCATTTAACTGCAATATTTGTCAAAAGAAATTTGGAAGAAAAAGCCACTTACAAGGACACTTActaattcatactggtgagaGACCATATAACTGTGACATATGTCACAAGAAATTCTTAGGAAGATCGGACTTAAAACAACACTTAttaattcatactggtgagaaaGGATATAACTGTGACATTTGTCaaaagaaatttttaagaagAGGGGACttaaaaaaacacttattaattcatactggtgagaaaccatATAACTGCAATATATAA
- the LOC121738121 gene encoding gastrula zinc finger protein XlCGF57.1-like isoform X2: MCYICQTRLQQCHRLQQLAVQTRGLVDGLCRNKADTDIGAIGSLLELSIYKKKNISTTHPTADNIKEEPDIKTEQYNEDEKIIEEQTEEKTNTYEEDYAPVLEFEDDVSDSDAVCKEESLSVDRIDAWLGSRVLELKLVKLSQSVIDKYVRQSPPTQHTATEKHVGNKGKCAGEQSVDNDDKKAQYKSHKEQLICDVCLKMFPTRSSLLRHIRTHTAGEKPFNCNICHKKFGRKSHLQEHLLIHTDEKVYNCDICQKKFLRRWELKQHLLIHTGEKRYNCDICQKKFLRRGDLNKHLLIHTGEKGYNCDICQKKFLRRGDLNKHLLIHTGEKPYNCDICQKKFLRRWELKQHLLIHTGEKVYNCDICHKKFLRRSDLKNHLLIHTGAKPYNCDICHKKLLRRWELKQHLLIHTGEKPYNCDICQKKFLRRGHLKEHLLIHTGEKPFNCNICQKKFGRKSHLQGHLLIHTGERPYNCDICHKKFLGRSDLKQHLLIHTGEKGYNCDICQKKFLRRGDLKKHLLIHTGEKPYNCNI; encoded by the exons ATGTGTTACATCTGCCAGACGAGACTGCAGCAGTGTCACCGGCTGCAGCAGTTGGCCGTACAGACACGGGGCCTTGTTGATGGTCTCTGCCGGAACAAG GCTGATACAGACATTGGAGCAATTGGATCTTTGCTAGAACTATCAATCTATAAGAAGAAAAATATTTCCACAACACATCCTACCGCAGATAATATAAAAGAGGAGCCGGACATAAAGACTGAACAATACAATGAAGACG AAA AAATAATTGAAGAACAAACTGAAGAAAAAACAAATACGTATGAAGAAGATTATGCACCCGTGTTAGAATTTGAAGATGATGTGTCAGATAGTGATGCTGTTTGCAAAGAGGAATCATTGAGCGTTGACCGCATTGATGCTTGGCTAGGCTCAAGGGTGCTTGAATTGAAATTAGTAAAGTTGAGTCAAAGTGTCATTGACAAATATGTACGCCAAAGTCCCCCCACCCAGCACACAGCCACAGAAAAACATGTTGGGAACAAGGGGAAGTGCGCTGGTGAACAGAGCGTAGATAATGACGACAAAAAGGCACAGTACAAGAGTCACAAGGAACAACTCATCTGTGATGTTTGCTTAAAAATGTTTCCGACTAGAAGCAGTTTGCTAAGGCACATCCGGACACATACAGCTGGTGAGAAACCTTTTAACTGCAATATTTGTCACAAGAAATTTGGAAGAAAAAGCCACTTACAGGAACACTTACTAATTCATACTGATGAGAAAGTATATAACTGTGAcatatgtcaaaagaaattcTTAAGAAGATGGGAGTTAAAACAACACTTAttaattcatactggtgagaaaagatataactgtgacatatgtcaaaagaaattcTTAAGAAGGGGGGACTTAAATAAACACTTAttaattcatactggtgagaaaggatataactgtgacatatgtcaaaagaaattcTTAAGAAGGGGGGACTTAAATAAACACTTATTAATTCATACTGGTGAAAAACCATATAACTGTGAcatatgtcaaaagaa ATTCTTACGAAGATGGGAGTTAAAACAACACTTAttaattcatactggtgagaaaGTATATAACTGTGACATATGTCACAAGAAATTCTTACGAAGATCGGActtaaaaaatcacttattaattCATACTGGTGCGAAACCATACAACTGTGACATATGTCATAAGAAACTCTTACGAAGATGGGAGTTAAAACAACACTTAttaattcatactggtgagaaaccatataactgtgacatatgtcaaaagaaattcTTAAGAAGAGGGCACTTAAAAGAACACTTATTAATTCATACTGGAGAGAAACCATTTAACTGCAATATTTGTCAAAAGAAATTTGGAAGAAAAAGCCACTTACAAGGACACTTActaattcatactggtgagaGACCATATAACTGTGACATATGTCACAAGAAATTCTTAGGAAGATCGGACTTAAAACAACACTTAttaattcatactggtgagaaaGGATATAACTGTGACATTTGTCaaaagaaatttttaagaagAGGGGACttaaaaaaacacttattaattcatactggtgagaaaccatATAACTGCAATATATAA